The following are encoded together in the Proteiniphilum saccharofermentans genome:
- the rimP gene encoding ribosome assembly cofactor RimP: MIEKKLIVDFTEQYLDGSPNYLTDVSVSADNTITVEIDNDHGVDIDDCVTLSRYLESKLDRDTEDFELTVTSAGLSSPFKILRQYKKYEGKEVEVLCRNGQKITGTLKSSDDNGFTVSITKKVKPEGAKRKIEVEEDIRFAFDEVKHTKYLIRFK; the protein is encoded by the coding sequence ATGATCGAAAAGAAACTGATTGTCGATTTCACGGAACAATATCTGGACGGTTCGCCAAACTACTTGACGGATGTTTCGGTTAGTGCTGATAATACGATTACCGTGGAAATAGATAACGATCATGGGGTGGATATTGACGATTGTGTAACACTGAGCCGTTATCTGGAGTCGAAACTCGACCGTGACACGGAAGATTTCGAGTTGACAGTTACATCTGCCGGGCTCTCTTCTCCCTTTAAAATATTGCGCCAATACAAAAAATATGAAGGCAAGGAAGTAGAAGTACTCTGCAGGAACGGCCAGAAAATTACAGGAACGTTGAAATCGTCTGATGATAACGGTTTTACCGTCTCTATTACAAAGAAAGTAAAGCCCGAAGGTGCCAAACGTAAAATTGAAGTGGAAGAAGATATCCGCTTTGCGTTTGATGAAGTAAAACATACAAAATATCTTATACGATTTAAATAA
- a CDS encoding DUF5063 domain-containing protein: MERADIDKIVYDKSVIDFVTIAVEVCVFLEKNEPLPREEWVDRLLKMLPLLYVKALLLPGTVSTEEEVPATFVREEDYSRVANMVSEVMGEEDVYLDVFVEDMKYSDTPVSTFISENIADIYQDIRNFVSVYQFGLTGQMNDALYQCSENFRLYWGQKLVNVLRPLHTLKCLSLENENDEADLSEDELWG; the protein is encoded by the coding sequence ATGGAGAGAGCAGATATTGATAAGATCGTATACGACAAAAGTGTGATCGATTTTGTCACGATTGCTGTAGAGGTATGTGTCTTTTTAGAAAAGAATGAGCCTCTCCCGCGCGAAGAGTGGGTGGACAGGCTATTGAAAATGCTTCCCCTTTTGTATGTGAAAGCACTTTTGTTACCCGGGACAGTATCTACGGAGGAAGAAGTTCCTGCCACTTTTGTACGTGAAGAAGATTATTCCCGCGTAGCGAACATGGTGTCGGAAGTGATGGGGGAGGAAGATGTTTATCTCGATGTGTTTGTAGAGGATATGAAGTATAGTGATACGCCCGTATCTACATTCATTTCGGAAAATATTGCAGATATTTATCAGGATATCAGGAATTTTGTGTCTGTGTACCAGTTTGGTCTGACTGGACAGATGAATGATGCGCTATATCAATGTAGTGAGAATTTCCGTCTCTATTGGGGGCAAAAATTGGTGAACGTGCTGCGTCCGCTGCACACGTTGAAATGTCTGTCTCTGGAAAATGAGAATGATGAGGCGGATTTATCGGAGGACGAATTGTGGGGTTGA
- a CDS encoding 3'-5' exonuclease: MGLTISKEQVAELPLETFRGDVVVVDHVEEVQDACNFLSSQSALGFDTETKPAFKRGQVNKVALMQLSTEEVCFLFRLNKIGYPDELEAIMSDPGIKKIGLSLRDDFAAIRKRSVRKPENFIDLQGFVDQYGIEDNSLQKIYAILFGKKISKNQRVSNWEAETLTPAQQSYAAIDAWACLRIYNHLTRTGK; the protein is encoded by the coding sequence GTGGGGTTGACGATTTCAAAAGAGCAGGTGGCGGAGTTGCCTTTAGAGACCTTTAGGGGAGATGTAGTGGTTGTTGACCATGTTGAGGAAGTACAGGACGCATGTAATTTTCTTTCTTCACAGAGTGCGCTCGGTTTCGATACGGAGACCAAACCTGCATTCAAACGGGGACAAGTGAATAAAGTAGCGCTAATGCAACTCTCCACGGAAGAGGTGTGTTTCCTGTTCCGTTTGAATAAGATCGGTTATCCCGACGAACTGGAGGCGATCATGAGTGATCCGGGAATCAAAAAGATAGGTCTTTCGTTACGTGACGATTTTGCTGCAATCAGGAAACGTTCCGTACGAAAGCCGGAGAATTTTATCGACTTACAAGGTTTCGTGGATCAATACGGGATAGAGGACAATAGCCTGCAAAAGATCTATGCTATCCTCTTCGGTAAAAAAATATCCAAAAATCAACGTGTTTCGAACTGGGAAGCAGAAACGTTAACCCCTGCCCAGCAATCCTATGCTGCGATCGATGCCTGGGCTTGCCTTCGCATTTATAACCATTTAACCCGAACAGGGAAATGA